The following proteins are encoded in a genomic region of Brachypodium distachyon strain Bd21 chromosome 1, Brachypodium_distachyon_v3.0, whole genome shotgun sequence:
- the LOC106865707 gene encoding uncharacterized protein LOC106865707, protein MLRLLGHPPDPDLFLHGRPYYFHDDEVGLLRYHINRDHITTLGRGHNNRHDYEYMVAAVCARYAEPDQYDLYTYDSTTQDWARQSTTLPEPDRQQLLGYQCERVITVGGDAGTMGWVDFGRGIILCDLLRKETSPKHLRYIKLPDPIEPDNRLRCTPRWFQDIACVQGRIKLLELQMDIWQPFSRTDGPYVQTGWTAVQWSRTVEDDSSEWCLDKELSASEIIIPADIEEMLPRLPDNGGKGTVLERLHVKYPTLSLLPGDDVVCFMAKLDEYDDDAWMISLDMKKNTLVAVAQFATQRGFRAFRKTTISKYLTTALGSTKHNVKRPGCRCQDSLTRSCVRPLPGIMINKGKEQVKAWMIWTWSN, encoded by the exons ATGCTCAGGCTGCTCGGGCACCCCCCTGACCCCGACCTTTTCCTGCACGGCAGACCATACTACTTCCATGATGATGAGGTTGGACTCCTGCGGTACCACATCAACCGCGACCACATCACCACTCTTGGTCGTGGTCATAACAACCGGCACGACTATGAGTACATGGTAGCCGCAGTCTGCGCTCGGTATGCCGAACCGGATCAGTACGACCTCTACACCTATGACTCCACAACTCAGGATTGGGCGCGTCAGTCCACCACCCTGCCGGAACCGGACAGACAACAACTTTTGGGGTATCAGTGTGAGAGGGTGATCACCGTGGGGGGAGACGCCGGCACCATGGGCTGGGTCGACTTCGGTCGGGGTATCATCCTCTGCGACCTGCTCCGGAAGGAGACCAGCCCCAAGCATCTTCGCTACATTAAGCTGCCAGACCCGATCGAGCCAGACAATAGGCTCCGCTGCACACCGCGGTGGTTTCAGGACATCGCCTGTGTTCAAGGCCGGATCAAGTTACTTGAGCTGCAGATGGACATCTGGCAGCCGTTCTCACGCACTGATGGCCCCTATGTCCAAACTGGTTGGACAGCTGTCCAATGGAGCAGGACGGTGGAGGACGACAGCTCGGAATGGTGCCTGGACAAGGAGCTCAGCGCTTCTGAGATCATCATCCCCGCGGATATCGAAGAAATGCTGCCTAGGCTGCCGGACAACGGTGGCAAAGGCACGGTGTTGGAGAGGTTACACGTTAAATATCCCACACTCAGCTTGCTGCCTGGTGATGATGTTGTCTGCTTCATGGCTAAGCTCGACGAATACGACGATGACGCATGGATGATTTCCCTTGACATGAAGAAGAACACTCTGGTAGCAGTGGCACAGTTTGCGACTCAGAGAGGCTTCCGCGCCTTCAGGAAAACCACCATCTCCAAGTATCTCACCACGGCTCTAG GTAGTACAAAACATAACGTGAAACGACCGGGGTGTCGTTGCCAGGATTCTCTCACAAGAAGCTGCGTCCGACCTCTTCCAGGTATCATGATCAACAAGGGGAAGGAACAGGTGAAGGCATGGATGATATGGACCTGGAGTAATTAG
- the LOC100842789 gene encoding protein EARLY-RESPONSIVE TO DEHYDRATION 7, chloroplastic has translation MASASNTNQKSLYPEVAQSHPDHNAAFHSNPPAAGATGASLYPTVDPRELAEDLFPADAAEDAAPAPPTVEETLVAVPGTQLHLVDPDRSLDLGAGTLSIVRLRQGDHAVAVLARLTPDKSQQRRGLFRFLSGGGRSSEAQEPVQWPLARDVAAVKLDAAHYFFSLHVPHTDHPDDAEEAAEAEKDAADGESALSYGLTVAGKGQEKVLEELDTVLKEYTTFSVKQVDAAANEKSEVMDTRAVTEITPEEAVGDKKELMEEQSAAFWTTIAPNVDDYSSSVARLIAKGSGQLVRGIIWCGDITAGGLKCGEAVLKKSVGPSGKPAQVKPSSLRRMKRARRVTKMSNRVANSILSGVLKVSGFVTSTVLNSKPAQKFFKLMPGEVILASLDGFGKVWDAVEVSGKNVMQTSSVVTTSVVTHRYGDQAGEITQDYLHATGNALGVAWAVFKIRKALDPKGNLKKSSMASAAAHAVAKESIGRQKRK, from the exons ATGGCTTCCGCCTCCAACACCAACCAGAAGAGCCTCTACCCTGAGGTAGCCCAATCCCACCCCGACCACAACGCAGCCTTCCACTCCAATCCCCCCGCTGCCGGCGCCACCGGCGCCTCGCTCTACCCCACCGTCGACCCCCGGGAACTCGCCGAGGACCTATTCCCGGCCgacgcggcggaggacgccgCCCCGGCCCCGCCCACCGTCGAGGAGACCCTCGTCGCCGTGCCGGGCACGCAGCTCCACCTCGTCGACCCCGACCGCAGCCTCGACCTCGGCGCCGGCACGCTCTCCATCGTCCGCCTCCGCCAGGGCGaccacgccgtcgccgtcctcgcgcgcctcaccccgGACAAGTCCCAGCAGCGGCGCGGCCTCTTCCGCTTcctgagcggcggcgggcggtccAGCGAGGCGCAGGAGCCCGTGCAGTGGCCGCTCGCCCGCGATGTCGCCGCCGTCAAGCTCGACGCCGCGCACTACTTCTTCTCGCTCCACGTCCCGCATACCGACCACCCGGACGacgcggaggaggccgccgaggCGGAGAAGGACGCGGCGGACGGGGAGTCGGCGTTGAGCTACGGGCTCACGGTCGCGGGGAAAGGGCAGGAGAAAGTCCTGGAGGAGCTGGACACGGTGCTCAAGGAGTACACGACCTTCTCCGTGAAGCAAGTGGATGCTGCGGCGAACGAGAAGTCGGAGGTGATGGACACGAGGGCGGTGACGGAGATCACTCCGGAGGAGGCCGTCGGGGACAAGAAGGAGTTAATGGAGGAGCAGTCGGCGGCGTTCTGGACCACAATCGCACCAAACGTGGACGACTACAGCTCATCAGTGGCGAGGCTTATCGCCAAGGGTTCGGGGCAGCTGGTAAGGGGCATCATCTGGTGCGGGGACATCACAGCAGGGGGCTTGAAATGCGGGGAGGCGGTGTTGAAGAAGAGCGTGGGGCCGAGCGGGAAGCCGGCGCAGGTGAAGCCGAGCTCCCTCAGGAGGATGAAGAG GGCTAGAAGAGTTACGAAAATGTCCAACAGGGTGGCAAATTCAATCCTATCAGGAGTTCTCAAGGTCTCCGGGTTTGTTACCAGCACTGTGTTGAACTCGAAACCTGCCCAGAAGTTCTTCAAATTAATGCCTGGCGAAGTTATTCTTGCTTCACTCGATGGATTTG GTAAAGTATGGGATGCTGTTGAGGTGTCTGGGAAGAACGTGATGCAAACATCTTCAGTTGTCACAACTTCAGTTGTAACACACAG GTACGGTGACCAAGCAGGCGAGATAACACAAGACTACCTTCACGCCACTGGCAATGCCCTTGGAGTTGCGTGGGCGGTGTTCAAGATTCGGAAAGCACTGGACCCAAAGGGGAACTTGAAGAAGTCTTCCATGGCGAGCGCAGCAGCGCACGCTGTAGCTAAAGAATCGATAGGTCGGCAGAAGAGAAAGTAG